The Daucus carota subsp. sativus chromosome 2, DH1 v3.0, whole genome shotgun sequence genome includes a window with the following:
- the LOC108209785 gene encoding probable serine/threonine-protein kinase PBL9 yields MGICLSSRIKAESPYHTGVNSRSASSDGNGLSNSISKLASLATPATPRSEDEILQSSNLKSFSLADLKTATRNFRPDSVLGEGGFGAVFKGWIDEQSFLAAKPGTGLVIAVKRLNQESFQGHKEWLAEVNYLGQLYHPHLVKLIGYCLEDEHRLLVYEFMPRGSLENHLFRRGSYFQPLSWNLRMKVALGAAKGLAFLHSAQTKVIYRDFKTANILLDSDYNAKLSDFGLAKDGPTGDKSHVSTRVMGTYGYAAPEYLVTGHLTARSDVYSFGVVLLEVISGRKAIDKNRPSGDHNLVEWAKPYLGNKRKIFRIVDSRLQGQYSLDVAHKAANLALRCISTEPKFRPRMDEVVKELEHLQDSKEAGNTQRNPNTQPRHRRRSAGDATDAKTVAYPRPSASPLYTK; encoded by the exons ATGGGTATTTGcttgagttcaagaatcaaagcTGAGAGCCCATATCACACAG GGGTAAATTCAAGAAGTGCTAGCTCAGATGGAAATGGACTCAGCAATTCAATCAGCAAGCTCGCATCTTTAGCAACTCCAGCGACACCTAGGAGCGAGGATGAAATTTTACAATCTTCTAATTTGAAGAGCTTCAGCTTGGCAGATCTGAAAACTGCCACCAGGAACTTCCGGCCTGATAGTGTGCTCGGAGAAGGGGGCTTTGGCGCAGTTTTTAAGGGTTGGATTGATGAGCAGTCTTTTTTGGCTGCCAAACCTGGGACCGGCTTGGTTATTGCAGTAAAGAGGCTTAATCAAGAAAGCTTTCAAGGGCACAAGGAGTGGCTG GCAGAAGTGAATTATTTGGGGCAGCTCTATCATCCTCACCTTGTAAAACTGATTGGATATTGCTTGGAGGATGAGCACCGTCTTTTGGTCTATGAATTCATGCCCCGAGGCAGCTTAGAAAATCATTTGTTCAGGA GAGGATCTTATTTTCAACCTCTATCTTGGAACCTCCGTATGAAGGTTGCTTTAGGAGCTGCAAAAGGGCTTGCTTTTCTTCACAGTGCACAAACAAAAGTGATTTATCGGGACTTCAAAACTGCTAACATATTACTCGACTCA GACTACAATGCAAAACTTTCCGACTTTGGACTGGCCAAGGATGGGCCAACAGGTGATAAAAGCCATGTCTCTACCAGGGTCATGGGCACTTACGGATATGCAGCCCCCGAATATCTGGTCACTG GTCATTTGACTGCTAGAAGCGATGTGTACAGTTTTGGTGTGGTTCTTCTCGAGGTGATATCTGGCCGGAAAGCTATTGACAAGAATAGGCCATCAGGAGACCACAATCTGGTGGAATGGGCCAAGCCTTACCTTGGCAACAAACGTAAAATCTTCCGCATTGTCGACAGTCGTCTTCAGGGACAATACTCTTTGGATGTAGCTCACAAGGCTGCTAACCTCGCACTGCGATGCATATCGACAGAACCAAAGTTTAGGCCACGCATGGATGAAGTGGTTAAAGAATTAGAGCATCTTCAGGATTCTAAGGAAGCAGGAAACACTCAAAGAAATCCGAACACTCAGCCAAGGCATCGCAGACGAAGTGCTGGTGATGCTACAGATGCAAAAACTGTTGCATATCCACGGCCATCAGCTTCACCCCTTTATACCAAGTAA